From one Rattus norvegicus strain BN/NHsdMcwi chromosome 7, GRCr8, whole genome shotgun sequence genomic stretch:
- the Mgat4c gene encoding alpha-1,3-mannosyl-glycoprotein 4-beta-N-acetylglucosaminyltransferase C isoform X1 — MFKFYQMKYIFQILDKMRCLRKRSTVSFLGVLVVFLLFMNVFIEDSYVLEGDKQLIRETSTHQLNSERYVHTFKDLSNFSGTINVTYRYLAATPLQRKRYLTIGLSSVKRKKGNYLLETIKSIFEQSSYEELKEISVVVHLADFNSSWRDAMVQDITQKFAHHIIAGRLMVIHAPEEYYPVLDGLKRNYNDPEDRVRFRSKQNVDYAFLLNFCANTSDYYVMLEDDVRCSRNFLTAIKKVIASLEGTYWVTLEFSKLGYIGKLYHSHDLPRLAHFLLMFYQEMPCDWLLTHFRGLLAQKNVIRFKPSLFQHMGYYSSYKGTENKLKDDDFEEESFDIPDNPPASLYTNMNVFENYEASKAYSSVDEYFWGKPPSTGDTFVIVFENPIKIKKIKVNTGTEDRQNDILHHGALDVGEKLIFSKQIRQCETYLRLGEFKNGNFEMSDVNQKIPFDIHCMRICVTKTQKEWLIIRSISIWTS, encoded by the exons ATGTTTAAATTTTatcaaatgaaatatatttttcaaatattggATAAAATGAGATGCTTGCGAAAACGTTCTACAGTGTCATTCTTGGGAGTccttgttgtttttcttctattcatgAATGTGTTCATTGAAGATAGCTATGTTCTG GAAGGCGACAAGCAACTTATAAGGGAAACATCAACACATCAACTTAATTCTGAACGCTATGTTCATACCTTCAAGGATTTATCAAACTTCTCAGGAACTATAAATGTCACCTATCGCTACCTGGCTGCCACACCTTTACAGAGAAAGC GATATCTCACAATTGGACTTTCATCAGTAAAACggaaaaaaggaaattatttacTTGAGACAATCAAGTCAATTTTTGAACAGTCCAGCTATGAAGAACTAAAAGAAATTTCAGTTGTAGTGCATCTAGCAGACTTTAATTCATCATGGCGTGATGCCATGGTCCAAGATATTACACAGAAATTTGCCCATCATATTATTGCAGGAAGATTAATGGTTATACATGCTCCTGAAGAATATTATCCAGTTCTGGATGGTCTTAAAAGAAATTACAATGACCCAGAAGATAGAGTCAGATTTCGCTCCAAGCAAAATGTAGATTATGCTTTTCTGCTAAATTTCTGTGCCAATActtctgactattatgtaatgCTTGAAGATGATGTCCGGTGTTCCAGAAATTTCTTAACTGCCATCAAGAAAGTTATCGCATCCTTAGAAGGAACATACTGGGTAACTCTTGAGTTCTCTAAACTTGGCTACATTGGAAAACTCTATCATTCTCATGATCTCCCACGTCTGGCCCATTTCTTATTAATGTTTTATCAAGAAATGCCTTGTGACTGGCTATTGACTCATTTCCGAGGGCTGCTGGCTCAGAAAAATGTGATTCGATTTAAACCTTCTCTCTTTCAGCACATGGGGTATTATTCATCCTATAAAGGAACGGAGAATAAACTGAAGGATGATGACTTTGAAGAGGAGTCATTTGACATCCCTGATAACCCACCAGCAAGTCTCTACACCAACATGAATGTCTTTGAAAATTACGAAGCAAGCAAGGCTTACAGTAGTGTTGATGAGTACTTTTGGGGAAAGCCACCTTCAACGGGGGATACGTTTGTTATTGTATTTGAGAAtcctattaaaattaaaaaaattaaggtgaATACTGGAACAGAAGACCGGCAGAATGACATTTTGCATCACGGAGCCCTAGATGTTGGGGAAAAACTCATTTTTAGCAAACAAATAAGACAATGTGAAACTTACTTAAGACTAGGGGAATTCAAAAATGGAAACTTTGAAATGTCAGATGTGAATCAAAAAATTCCCTTTGACATACATTGCATGAGGATATGTGTCACCAAAACTCAGAAAGAATGGTTGATAATTAGGAGCATCAGCATTTGGACTTCCTAG
- the Mgat4c gene encoding alpha-1,3-mannosyl-glycoprotein 4-beta-N-acetylglucosaminyltransferase C isoform X2 has translation MFKFYQMKYIFQILDKMRCLRKRSTVSFLGVLVVFLLFMNVFIEDSYVLEGDKQLIRETSTHQLNSERYVHTFKDLSNFSGTINVTYRYLAATPLQRKRYLTIGLSSVKRKKGNYLLETIKSIFEQSSYEELKEISVVVHLADFNSSWRDAMVQDITQKFAHHIIAGRLMVIHAPEEYYPVLDGLKRNYNDPEDRVRFRSKQNVDYAFLLNFCANTSDYYVMLEDDVRCSRNFLTAIKKVIASLEGTYWHMGYYSSYKGTENKLKDDDFEEESFDIPDNPPASLYTNMNVFENYEASKAYSSVDEYFWGKPPSTGDTFVIVFENPIKIKKIKVNTGTEDRQNDILHHGALDVGEKLIFSKQIRQCETYLRLGEFKNGNFEMSDVNQKIPFDIHCMRICVTKTQKEWLIIRSISIWTS, from the exons ATGTTTAAATTTTatcaaatgaaatatatttttcaaatattggATAAAATGAGATGCTTGCGAAAACGTTCTACAGTGTCATTCTTGGGAGTccttgttgtttttcttctattcatgAATGTGTTCATTGAAGATAGCTATGTTCTG GAAGGCGACAAGCAACTTATAAGGGAAACATCAACACATCAACTTAATTCTGAACGCTATGTTCATACCTTCAAGGATTTATCAAACTTCTCAGGAACTATAAATGTCACCTATCGCTACCTGGCTGCCACACCTTTACAGAGAAAGC GATATCTCACAATTGGACTTTCATCAGTAAAACggaaaaaaggaaattatttacTTGAGACAATCAAGTCAATTTTTGAACAGTCCAGCTATGAAGAACTAAAAGAAATTTCAGTTGTAGTGCATCTAGCAGACTTTAATTCATCATGGCGTGATGCCATGGTCCAAGATATTACACAGAAATTTGCCCATCATATTATTGCAGGAAGATTAATGGTTATACATGCTCCTGAAGAATATTATCCAGTTCTGGATGGTCTTAAAAGAAATTACAATGACCCAGAAGATAGAGTCAGATTTCGCTCCAAGCAAAATGTAGATTATGCTTTTCTGCTAAATTTCTGTGCCAATActtctgactattatgtaatgCTTGAAGATGATGTCCGGTGTTCCAGAAATTTCTTAACTGCCATCAAGAAAGTTATCGCATCCTTAGAAGGAACATACTGG CACATGGGGTATTATTCATCCTATAAAGGAACGGAGAATAAACTGAAGGATGATGACTTTGAAGAGGAGTCATTTGACATCCCTGATAACCCACCAGCAAGTCTCTACACCAACATGAATGTCTTTGAAAATTACGAAGCAAGCAAGGCTTACAGTAGTGTTGATGAGTACTTTTGGGGAAAGCCACCTTCAACGGGGGATACGTTTGTTATTGTATTTGAGAAtcctattaaaattaaaaaaattaaggtgaATACTGGAACAGAAGACCGGCAGAATGACATTTTGCATCACGGAGCCCTAGATGTTGGGGAAAAACTCATTTTTAGCAAACAAATAAGACAATGTGAAACTTACTTAAGACTAGGGGAATTCAAAAATGGAAACTTTGAAATGTCAGATGTGAATCAAAAAATTCCCTTTGACATACATTGCATGAGGATATGTGTCACCAAAACTCAGAAAGAATGGTTGATAATTAGGAGCATCAGCATTTGGACTTCCTAG
- the Mgat4c gene encoding alpha-1,3-mannosyl-glycoprotein 4-beta-N-acetylglucosaminyltransferase C isoform X3 — MVQDITQKFAHHIIAGRLMVIHAPEEYYPVLDGLKRNYNDPEDRVRFRSKQNVDYAFLLNFCANTSDYYVMLEDDVRCSRNFLTAIKKVIASLEGTYWVTLEFSKLGYIGKLYHSHDLPRLAHFLLMFYQEMPCDWLLTHFRGLLAQKNVIRFKPSLFQHMGYYSSYKGTENKLKDDDFEEESFDIPDNPPASLYTNMNVFENYEASKAYSSVDEYFWGKPPSTGDTFVIVFENPIKIKKIKVNTGTEDRQNDILHHGALDVGEKLIFSKQIRQCETYLRLGEFKNGNFEMSDVNQKIPFDIHCMRICVTKTQKEWLIIRSISIWTS, encoded by the coding sequence ATGGTCCAAGATATTACACAGAAATTTGCCCATCATATTATTGCAGGAAGATTAATGGTTATACATGCTCCTGAAGAATATTATCCAGTTCTGGATGGTCTTAAAAGAAATTACAATGACCCAGAAGATAGAGTCAGATTTCGCTCCAAGCAAAATGTAGATTATGCTTTTCTGCTAAATTTCTGTGCCAATActtctgactattatgtaatgCTTGAAGATGATGTCCGGTGTTCCAGAAATTTCTTAACTGCCATCAAGAAAGTTATCGCATCCTTAGAAGGAACATACTGGGTAACTCTTGAGTTCTCTAAACTTGGCTACATTGGAAAACTCTATCATTCTCATGATCTCCCACGTCTGGCCCATTTCTTATTAATGTTTTATCAAGAAATGCCTTGTGACTGGCTATTGACTCATTTCCGAGGGCTGCTGGCTCAGAAAAATGTGATTCGATTTAAACCTTCTCTCTTTCAGCACATGGGGTATTATTCATCCTATAAAGGAACGGAGAATAAACTGAAGGATGATGACTTTGAAGAGGAGTCATTTGACATCCCTGATAACCCACCAGCAAGTCTCTACACCAACATGAATGTCTTTGAAAATTACGAAGCAAGCAAGGCTTACAGTAGTGTTGATGAGTACTTTTGGGGAAAGCCACCTTCAACGGGGGATACGTTTGTTATTGTATTTGAGAAtcctattaaaattaaaaaaattaaggtgaATACTGGAACAGAAGACCGGCAGAATGACATTTTGCATCACGGAGCCCTAGATGTTGGGGAAAAACTCATTTTTAGCAAACAAATAAGACAATGTGAAACTTACTTAAGACTAGGGGAATTCAAAAATGGAAACTTTGAAATGTCAGATGTGAATCAAAAAATTCCCTTTGACATACATTGCATGAGGATATGTGTCACCAAAACTCAGAAAGAATGGTTGATAATTAGGAGCATCAGCATTTGGACTTCCTAG